The DNA region GGCGTTGAGCCGCACCCCCTCAGATTCGACGCGCTCGCGGAGCTCCCGGAGGTTCTCCGCGGACCACTCGCCGTCGCCGGTCAGCGGCACCCGCTCGTCGTCGGGCATGTGCTCGTAGTCCGGCTCGTCGACCTGGTACATGTTCAGCAGGATGTCGTCGGCGCCGAGTTGCTTGATGTATCGCAGCCGTTCGGGGGCCGGGTCCATGAACTGACCCGCCCCGACCCGCATCGGCAGATCCTCGAACGAACTCGGCTCGTCGCTGTCGGTCGCCATACCCCCCGTACCGGAGGCGGCGTTATAAATCTCGTCACCCGAGTTCCGGACTGGACCGCCGCGAGGCGTGGATTCAAGAGCCACCCGGCGCTTGCTCGGGCTATGCCACGCACTGTCGCACGCCGCGCCCGCCCGCTCGCCCGGTCGACCGACTGCCGCCGGACACCCCCCGCGCCTCTCGCGGTCGCCGGTACGGAGGCGAGCGCCTGATGGTCGAGTTCGCCGCCAACGCCGGGATCGTCGCCGACGACGGCGAGACGGTCGCCGACGGGGTCGAACGGGCCGCCGCACTCGGCGTCGACGCCGTCGAGTTCTTCGACTGGGCGGGCGCCGACCTCGACGCCGTCCGCGCCGCCGCGGACGAACACGGGGTCGAGATCGCCGGGATCCTCGCTGCCGGGGCCGGGTCGAACATCGACGACCGCGACGCGCCCGCCGCGGTCAACCCTTACGACCGCGAGACGGCCGTCGACGACATCGAACGGTCGCTCGACGCCGCCGCCGAAGTGGGAGCCGACTGTCTGATCGTCACCGTCGGCCCCGACCAGGGCGGGTTCGCCCACGACACCCAGCGCCGGGCGCTCGAACGCGTCCTCGCGGACGTGGCGCCAGCCGCCGAGGACGCCGGCGTCACCGTCGTGATCGAGCCGCTCAACACCGTCGTCGACCACCCCGGCTACTTCCTCGAATCCTCGCGCGAGGCGTTCGACATCACTCGCTCGGTGGGGAGCGACCGCGTGCAAGTCCTGTTCGACGCCTACCACCAGCAGATCACCGAGGGCGACGTGATCCGGAACCTCACGGAGAACGTCGACCAGGTGGGCCACGTTCACGTCGCGGACAACCCGGGGCGGACCGAACCGGGGAGCGGCGAGATGGCTTACGGCAACATCTTCGACGCGCTGGACGAGGCGGGTTACGACGGCTACGTCGGGCTGGAGTTCTTCGCGACC from Halosimplex halophilum includes:
- a CDS encoding TIM barrel protein encodes the protein MVEFAANAGIVADDGETVADGVERAAALGVDAVEFFDWAGADLDAVRAAADEHGVEIAGILAAGAGSNIDDRDAPAAVNPYDRETAVDDIERSLDAAAEVGADCLIVTVGPDQGGFAHDTQRRALERVLADVAPAAEDAGVTVVIEPLNTVVDHPGYFLESSREAFDITRSVGSDRVQVLFDAYHQQITEGDVIRNLTENVDQVGHVHVADNPGRTEPGSGEMAYGNIFDALDEAGYDGYVGLEFFATSEATTLTEGIRGTLELD